Proteins found in one Planctomycetes bacterium MalM25 genomic segment:
- a CDS encoding Alpha-L-fucosidase — MSGLRSRSVSSHRLVAFLCVATWWTVPPVAAEGQHSPIRLAKPSAKQVEFADWEVGAFIHYGLNPFTNQEHGDGQEPPAKFNPTQLDTDQWARTAKALGARYAVLTARHEGGFCLWPSKTTDYTIANSPYQNGEGDIVRDFVASCRRHGLKVGLYHTAGFNAHEALRDYQAKSQLDQPLEWGKSWGRAVSSAFKADPTLRARFDAVQVEQFRELLTNYGTIDFMWSDHWDATDSKGVWRAVTDLAEELQPNMVMMGPDTWVPGNETGHVVYPMWNAVNTADGTHYSRPARTESDVSVKNDYGLLETDVLTGHPLGRFWRVRECTTHAAFHYGGWFWHPDEVKKTYPRSLSDHVDLYYRTVGLGANTIINLPPDTRGLIPDDIRDAAQALGDAVRERFAEPLAEVDAVQVGDTVELAWEVPQEINTIVTRENIANGQRIAKYTLEAYVEGEWRPLEPRNRLDAWSPYNSSPGFETIGHKKIDRVSPVTTNRVRFRCLESVVSPVEIRSLAVYRCEPNPRNFPTTYPYLSGVETEYELAHGGVRRDVNYTGHEIVIRGVPYEHGVMACPTGADRKSVVEYALAGLTKARGLQTLVGLDDGALGRGSCVFRIDGYRGGEWSTLAQSPRLTGKDEPVQMTVAFPDGMAKLRLLVTNGGDDSHSDHAVWADARFTESVSASPAP; from the coding sequence ATGAGTGGTTTGCGGTCGCGCAGTGTCTCTAGTCACCGCCTCGTGGCGTTCTTGTGCGTCGCGACCTGGTGGACCGTCCCCCCGGTTGCGGCCGAGGGTCAACACTCGCCAATCCGGCTCGCCAAGCCTTCAGCGAAGCAGGTTGAGTTCGCCGATTGGGAGGTCGGGGCTTTCATCCATTACGGCCTGAACCCTTTCACCAACCAGGAACACGGCGACGGCCAAGAGCCTCCCGCCAAGTTCAATCCGACGCAGCTCGACACCGACCAGTGGGCGCGAACGGCGAAGGCGCTCGGCGCCCGCTACGCCGTGCTCACGGCGCGGCACGAGGGGGGCTTCTGTCTCTGGCCCTCCAAGACCACCGATTACACGATCGCGAACAGCCCGTACCAGAACGGCGAGGGGGACATCGTTCGCGATTTCGTCGCCTCGTGCCGGCGACACGGGCTCAAGGTTGGGCTCTACCACACGGCCGGTTTCAACGCGCACGAGGCGCTCCGCGACTATCAGGCCAAGAGCCAACTCGACCAGCCCCTCGAGTGGGGCAAGAGCTGGGGGCGGGCGGTCTCCTCCGCCTTCAAAGCCGACCCAACCCTGCGCGCCCGGTTCGACGCGGTCCAGGTCGAGCAGTTCCGCGAGTTGCTGACGAACTACGGGACGATTGACTTCATGTGGTCCGATCACTGGGACGCCACCGATTCCAAGGGCGTGTGGCGTGCGGTCACCGATCTGGCCGAGGAGTTGCAGCCCAACATGGTCATGATGGGCCCCGACACCTGGGTGCCGGGCAACGAGACGGGCCACGTCGTCTACCCGATGTGGAACGCAGTCAACACCGCCGACGGCACCCACTACAGCCGCCCCGCCCGGACGGAATCCGACGTCTCGGTGAAGAACGACTACGGGCTGCTCGAGACCGACGTGCTCACCGGGCACCCGCTCGGCAGATTCTGGAGGGTGCGTGAATGCACGACCCACGCCGCTTTTCACTACGGCGGTTGGTTCTGGCATCCCGACGAGGTCAAGAAGACCTATCCGCGTTCGCTCTCGGATCACGTCGATCTGTACTACCGCACCGTCGGCCTTGGCGCGAACACAATCATCAACCTCCCACCCGACACGCGAGGGCTGATCCCCGACGATATCCGGGATGCGGCACAAGCGCTCGGTGACGCGGTGCGTGAGCGCTTCGCCGAGCCCCTCGCCGAGGTCGATGCGGTGCAGGTCGGCGACACCGTTGAGCTGGCCTGGGAAGTCCCTCAGGAGATCAACACGATCGTGACGCGCGAGAACATCGCCAACGGCCAGCGGATCGCGAAGTACACGTTGGAAGCGTACGTCGAAGGCGAATGGCGACCGCTCGAGCCACGCAATCGGCTCGACGCCTGGTCCCCTTACAACTCGAGCCCCGGCTTTGAGACCATCGGCCACAAGAAGATCGATCGTGTTTCGCCGGTCACGACCAACCGTGTGCGGTTCCGCTGCCTCGAATCGGTCGTCTCGCCGGTCGAGATCCGCAGCCTGGCCGTCTATCGATGCGAGCCGAACCCTCGTAACTTTCCCACGACCTATCCCTACCTCAGCGGCGTTGAGACCGAGTATGAACTGGCGCACGGAGGGGTTCGGCGTGACGTCAATTACACGGGGCACGAGATCGTCATCCGAGGCGTCCCCTATGAGCACGGCGTGATGGCTTGCCCGACCGGGGCCGATCGGAAGAGCGTCGTCGAGTACGCGCTCGCCGGCCTCACGAAGGCGCGTGGCTTGCAAACTCTCGTCGGTCTCGACGACGGCGCCCTCGGACGTGGATCGTGCGTCTTTCGAATCGACGGGTACCGGGGAGGCGAGTGGAGCACGCTCGCCCAAAGCCCACGCCTCACCGGGAAGGACGAGCCTGTCCAGATGACCGTGGCGTTCCCCGACGGCATGGCGAAGCTCCGCCTCCTCGTGACCAATGGCGGCGATGACTCGCACTCCGATCACGCCGTCTGGGCCGACGCCCGGTTCACGGAATCGGTTTCCGCCTCGCCGGCTCCTTGA